Within Clostridia bacterium, the genomic segment ATCACGACGGCGAACGCACCCAGCAGCGCTATCTCCGCGGCCAACACCTGCACCCCAACACCCTTCAGGTAAATGCCTTTGATGATCGACACGAAATATCGCGCCGGAATGAGATGGGTGAGCACCTGGATTGGCACCGGCATGTTGGCGATAGAGAACATGAAACCAGAGAGCAGGAACGACGGCACGAATGTCACCACCATTGCCGTCTGGCTTGCCAGCAATTGTTTCTTTGCGGCAATCGAAATCAACATGCCCAGCGAGAGCACTCCAACAAGAAACACGGCCGACACCGAAAACAGCAGTAAGACGCTGCCGCGCAGCGGCACGTGGAAGAGCACCTCACCCATGCCTACAGCCAGGACCACGTCCAACATGCCAAGCGCAAAGTAGGGCAGTAGCTTGCCGGTAATAAGTTCCACGCCGCGTATAGGGGTCGCGATCAGTTGTTCCATCGTGCCCGTCTCCCACTCGCGCGCAACCGTCAGGGACGTGAGCAATGCGGCAATCACCATCATGATCACCGCTATCAGGCCGGGGATGATGTAGTTCTTCGATTCCAGATCGGTGTTGAACCAGACGCGAGGCCGCACATCCAGCGGCGCGCGCGGAGGAGTCAGTCCCGCTCGTTTCAGCTTCTGCACGGTTGCTTGCCGCGAGAATGCCTGCGTTGCCATCTCTGCGTACCCGAGCGCAAGCACTGCCGTATTCGAGTCAGTTGCGTCTGTTATCACTTGCACCTGCACCGTACGCCCGGCTTCGAACTGCTGAGAGAAATCGCGAGGAATGACCAGACCGGCCAGGGCCTCTCCGGAATCGATTGCCGCTTCAACGTCGCGAGCGGTGTCCGCGTATCCGAGCAGCGAGAAATATCGCGAGCCGGTGAAGTTGCTGACCAGTTCGCGGCTCTGAGAAGTCTGGCTCTGGTCCCACACGATCAGCGGCACGTTATCCACGTCGAGGGTAAGCGCGTACCCGAATAGCAGGAGCATTAACATCGGAATCGCGATAGCCACCGCCAGGCTTCGCGGATCTCTCCGTATGTGCAGGAATTCCTTTCTCGACACCGCCAGCACGCGTTGCAGCTTCATCGCCCAACCTCCTGCTGCGTACTTTCTGCCCTGTCTCGCGCTTCGATCAGCGACACGAAAACGTCTTCGAGCGATGGAACGATCGGTTCCACACGCGAGGGGCGGTACTCGTGCGCCTCAAGGTACGCGCGAACCGCCTCCGCCGCGCCAGCCGATGCCGCCACTACGTGCAGCGCGTTCCCGAACATCGCGACTTCACGCACTTCGGGCAGCCGTTCGAGCTCGAACATCGCATCCTGCGCCCGATCACAGCTCACCTCCAGGACGGTGTCGCTCATCATGTCTGTCTTGAGTGCGTGCGGCGCGCCGCTCGCAATCAGCTCGCCGCGGTAGATGAGCCCTATGCGATCGCAGTATTCAGCTTCTTCCATGTAATGCGTGGTAACGAAAACCGTTACGCCCTGCCCGGAAAGTTGATAGATAAGCTCCCAGAACTGACGCCGGCTGATGGGGTCTACTCCTGAGGTCGGCTCGTCGAGAAAGACAATCGGCGGTTCGTGGATGATCGCGCAGCCCAGTGCGAGCCGTTGTTTCCATCCGCCAGATAGGATGCCGGTGCGCGAATCCCTATGCTGCTGGAGCCCGGCCATCTCGATCACCCACTCTTTACGCTGGGCGCGCCGGTCTTTCGGAATTCGATAAATCCCGGCATAGAAGTCAATGTTCTCCTCCACCGTCAGATCCTCGTAGAGCGAGAACTTCTGGCTCATGTAGCCGATATGCCGCTTGATATCCTCCGACTGTTTGCGAATGTCGAAGCCGGCCACGGTGCCTTCCCCCGCCGTTGGGGCGAGAATCCCGCAGAGCATACGGATTGTCGTCGATTTCCCCGCGCCATTCGGACCGAGGAATCCGAAGATCTCTCCGCGACTAACCTCAAAGCTGACACGGTTCACCGCGACGAAGTTTCCAAAGCGTCGCTCCAGCCCTCGCACGACTACGGCTTGTTCGTTTGCACTCATCGCTTCAACTCAGTACCGAAATGAATACGTCTTCCAGGCTCGGCTCGATCGGCCGCACATCGATATCCGCGTAGCCCGCACCCCCAAGTAGGTTTGAAGCGGCCACGGTCGTTGAGTCAGGCTGCCGCGTGAGCAGGTGTATGCGATTCCCGAAGAGGCCGACGGAGATATCCGGAATCTGTTCGCGCAGCAGCTTCGCCGCCGCACGCACATTCGTCGTCCGCACTTGCAGAATTGTTCCCTTCAGCAGCCCTTTGACTTCCGCAGGCGTGCCGCACGCCAGCAGCTTGCCCTGGTGCACCATGGCTATTCGGTGGCAGCGTTCGGCCTCGTCCAGATACGCCGTGGAGACGAAGATCGTCACGCGTTCGCGCAACAGTTGATACAGGATTCGCCAGAAGTCTCTCCTGGATACCGGATCGACGCCGTTCGTCGGCTCATCCAGCAGCAGAACCTTCGGCGTGTGAATCAGCGCGCAAGCCAGGCCAAGTTTCTGCTTCATGCCTCCAGACAGATTCCCTGCCTGTCGTTTTCGGAACGGCGTGAGATTGCTGAACGCCAGCAGTTGCGAGACCCTCTCCTCGCGTCCGCGCCGCGGAACCGAAAACAGGTCAGCATAGAAATGTATGTTCTCTTCCACCGTCAAGTCAGCGTACAGACCGAACTTCTGGCTCATGTAGCTGATCTGTTCTTTGAGAGCTTCGTTGTTGCGCACGATGTGCTTGTCCATCACCCAGGCATCGCCTGAGGTTGGCTCGAGAATTCCAGCCAACAGCCGCATCGTCGTCGTTTTGCCTGCGCCGTCGGGACCGACCAGTCCGAAGATCTCGCCCTCCGCCACATCGAGCGTCAGCGAATCCACGGCCGTGACCTTCTCGAAGCATCGCGTCAGCGAGTCGAGCCGGATTGCCTGCATGGCTCCTGTCCTCCACCGACCTGCACGACCGCATCGGCCGGCATACCGGGCTTCAACTCCAACTCCGGATTGGCAATGTCCACCTTGATCCGATAGACAAGCTTTACACGCTCCTTCTGTGTCTGCACCATCTTCGGAGTGAACTCCGCCTGCGAAGAAATGAACGTCACGCGCCCTGAGTACTGCTTTCCGAGAAACGTATCGCTCGTTACACAGACTGGCTGTCCAAGCTTCACCCGTCCCAGGTCCGTCTCCGGAACATATCCGCGCATCCACACGTCGCTAAGTTGCGCCGTCGTTACGATCGGCGTACCCGGCGAAACGTATTCGCCCGGCTCGATGTTCTCCGACAGCACTATGCCGTTCACCGGAGAAATCAGCTTCGCGTAGCCCAGGCGCGTATCCGCCATGGCCAACGACTGTCGGGCACGCTCCAAACGAGATCGTGCTTGCGCAATCTTCTCGCGACGAGGCCCCTGCCGCAGCAACTCCAAACGCTCCTGTGCCTCGCGGACTCTTGCGGTCGCCACTTCGTGAGCAGTCACCGCCGCGTCCCACTGCTGGTGCGAGATCAGATCCTTTTCGTGCAACTTGCGAAGGCGCTCGCGATCCGTGCGCAGGCGTAGCTCTTCGGCCTGCACCAGACCCAGGTTCGCCTCCCCCTGCTTGATTTCTTCCGGACGCGATCCCGCCTCCAACTCCGCCAGTTCTTCGCGTGCGGTTTGCACATCGGCACGCCTCGCCGCCGCCTCTTCACTCAGCTCGGCGCTGTCCAGCACGGCCACTAGCTGGCCCTCGCGCACCGCATCGCCTTCGCGAACCAGCCGTTGCTCGACGCGTCCCGGAATTTTGAAGCTCAGTTCCGCGTCGCGTACCTCGATGTTGCCGGACAGGTGCAGGACGTTCGCTTGATCGGTCCGAGCCGCCCGGCCCCACACGCGATACGCAACACTCGCGGCCGCCGCGATAACCACAACGACGATGACTACGATTCGTTTTTTCATTTCGTGCTCCTTGCGACGTTGCGCTTGCGGGCACTCGGCTTCCCACTCTTGACGGGAGCAGCCGCTCCCTCCCAGAACAGGTGAAATGCATCATCTAGACGTTGCTGGAAGCTGGCATCGGGTGTCAGGCTCCACAGCAGCAGCGTTCCGAAGAAGACCTGCTGCACCATCCGCGCCATCTCCAGGGCATCGACGTCGGGGCGCAGTTCGCCGCGTTCCTTCGCGATCGCCAACAACTCGGCGAGTCGTTCACGCCCTCGTGCCAATCTATCCAGCATTACGTCCCGGACCGCTGGCGAGGAGAGCAGCGAAGTAATCAGGCTACGCGCCAGGTCGGGACTATGCGCTGGCTGCTCGGCCAATTCATGCAAGAGATGTCGTCCGATGTCGCGCACAGGAGTCTTGACCGACGCTCTCGCAAGCGCGACCGCCGCCTCCACCTTTCCGCGCTGCGCGTCGGCGAAGAAGGTCAAGATGTGCTCTTTGCTGGGAAAGTAGTTGAAGAATGTTCCCTTGCCGACGTCCGCGGCCTCCGTGATATCTTCCACCGTAGTGCCGTTGAAGCCTCGTTCCGAAAAGAGTTGAATCGCCTCACGGAACAGGCGATCGCGCGTCTCGGCCCGGCGGCGCTCGCGCCTTCCCCCAAGTTCAACACCTTCGCTGACGTGTTTAACTTTCATGCTTCGCATGACCTCTACTCACTTATGACTTTGAGTCATAAGTGAACCACAGTCTGTGATAGAAGTCACGCTGTGACAAGGGTATTTCAATGAAGGCCATTGCAGGGCCGATTGGAAGCGGGTGCGGGACAGAACTAAGCCATGCGTATAGGGTCGGCATGCTGCAAGTGGACGTTGGGCTCATCCTCTTCGGCGACAACGCCCTTGGGTAGCACGCCACCGTTGTACTCCAGGAGCCTGTTCTTCCATTTCAGGAAGTCGGTAATGCGCTGCGGCTCGATTCGGACTTCCACGCGCCGCAGGCTGGCGAGCAACAGGTTCATCTCATTCATCAGCCCAGCCGGTTCCCGCAGATTCTTCCTGGACTTTTTCACCACGCTGACTTTGCGCGCATGGCATTCGAGCAGTCCCCATCCCTGCGGGAGTTCGCCGGGCGACAGCAGTCCGCGGGGCGCCAGGTAGAACCGCTCGCAGCCGACGGCCGTTCCCGAATCCGTGCGGAACGGCTTGTTGCGGTCGGCAAGGAAGTCGGCGCGGGAAACCTTGCACTCGATCATCACCGAGTGGCTCTTCCCTTTCCATCCGATGGCGTCCGGCACCTCGCCGCTTGAGCAAGCCTGCTCGGAGAGTACGATCCCGCAACGGTAGCTGCCGCGCAGCCACTCCACCGCCTTTTCAACCAACTGCTCATGAGTCATAACAGGTCCGCTGCTTCGGTTGTATCGCACTTCGCAAGCAGGGCGCTAGTTACATTCGAGAGACGGCTCAATGAGCGGGAGGGTCAAAACCATGTGGCGGGGTGATTACTCTCCGGCCGTGGCACGCCGGAACCGGTCCTGACATTCTTTGCCTGCCGTAAGCAGCGCTTCGTATTCAGGCCGGTTGCGCAGACCTCGAAGCGCAGGATCCTTCTCAAGCGCCTGGGCCGAGCAATAGTTCTGCTGGATAGCGCTCTTCAACAGCCTGACGGCAACATCCATCTGGCCGCAGTAGGCCATGATGGCGCCCTGGTGATAGCGGAACTCGGCGTCCCGTTGCGCCATCAGCGCCGTCTCGGAGTCCAGCACAAGCTTGTTCATCTCAGATGCAGGACGGTCTTCCAGGCACGCGAGCAGAATCCGCCCAAACCAGGTTGCGTGATTGCTCATGTTGCGAGCGGCCTCACGCGCCGCGTCCGTCTGGCCGTCCCGCAGCAATACCGCCGGCTTCACGTTGCTGGACCACTCGGACCCCGCGTCCAGGTTCAGGTAGTCGAGGGCGCGTTCGTTCTGGCCCAATTCGAAAAATGCAAAAGCGCACGACCGCAACAGGTAGCTGCCCGGATCCAGTTGCAGCGAGCGATCGCATTCGCGCGTTGCCTCATCCAGCAGGCCTGCGTAGCGCAGGACGTAAGCCAGCGTGAAGTGCGCCTGCGAATTATCGGGACGCCGCTTCACCAACTCGTGAGCGTGCTTATATGCTTCGGCGACCTCGCCTCGCTCGGCGCGTGCGCGAGCCAGGTGCCCGGACGCGACCACGTAGTTCGGGTCCAGCGTCACCGCGCGCGCATATGCGGCGCTGGCACGGTCAAAGGCGCGCTCGCCACCACCTCCGTACTGCGAGTCGTAGTAATACCGCAACCCGAGTGCATCCCAGGTAGGCGCATAACCAGGGTCAAGACCGACGGAGCGTTCCAGCATGGCGATGGCTTCCCGGTTCGGCTCCGGATCGTGCGGCACGGCGGCACTCCGCAGGTAAAGATCGTAGGCCTCAGAATTCTTGGGTTTGGTCGCGGTCTCAATGCTGCTTGCGCGACCAGCCAGCACAGGGATCAGTCCTTGCCGCAGGTCCATGGCAAGTTGTTTCTGCATGAGAATCAGGTCATTTGCCGGAGCTGTCATACTGCCCTGCCACAGCAAACGATTCGTCCGCACGTCGATAGCCTCCACCGTGATCGTCAACTTCGCGCCCTGGCGCACGTAATGGCCTGTAACGATGGTGCTGACGCGCAACTCCTTCCCTGCCTGTTGCGGGTCGGTGATGCCGATATACCTTCGGGTGGAAGACACGGGACGTACTTCGAGCGACGGCGTGTACGTCAGGATTGTCGAAATCTCATCCGCGAGCGCCACGCGCAGGTAGTCGCTGGAAATGTCCCCCGGGGCCATGCTCTGGAATGGCAACACCGCCACGCTCGGGCTGACGGAAGTGAACGGCAGCCGTCCATGCTTCGCCCACCACACGGCCGTGACCGTCAGGAGCATAACCATCACGGCGGCAATCGCGAGTGCGATGTACGTGGTTCTAGCGCTTGCCCGCCGAAACACGCGCGCATGTTCCGCCAGTTTGGAGAGGCGTCCAACAGGCGCGCTCTGGGCGGCATACGCGTGTCGCTTCAACTCCTGTAAATCATGCTCGAGGTCGATTGCACTCTGGTAGCGCTTGTCACGATCCTTCTCAAGCGCCTTGCCGGTTACGGCTTCGAACTCCGGTGGTAGCGCGGAGTTCAGTGTGAGAGGCGATACGGGCTTCTTCTCCAGGATAGCCGCCAGCGTGAGGACGTTGTTGTTCTCTGTGAACGGACGCTTTCCCGTGGCCATCTCGTAAAGCACCACACCGCAGGAGAACAGGTCTGAGCGCGGGTCGAGTTCCTCGTTGCGCACCTGTTCAGGCGACATGTAGGACGATGTCCCGGCAATGACGCCCATCGACGTGAGTCCTTCTTCGTTGGCGTCGTTCGAATCACTCGATACTGGCTCGCCGGAGGGGCCGACGGGCTCTCGCACAAATTGCGGCGCCGAAACCTGTGGTGCCGCGAGTTTTGCCAAGCCGAAGTCGAGGATCTTTGCTTGTCCGCGTTGGGTTACGAAGATGTTTCCTGGCTTAATATCGCGATGGATAATGCCCTGCGCGTGCGCTGCCTGTAGCGCACCAGCGATCTGGATGCCGAGTTCAATCAGTTCGTCATTCGGTAGCGGCTCGCCATGGATATGCTGGGTCAAGCTCTCGCCTTCCAGCAACTCCATTACCAGGTAAGGACGCCCTTTGTGCTCGGCAATGTCGTAGATGGCACAGATGTTCGGATGGCTAAGCAGCGAGGTGGTGCGAGCTTCGCGCTGGAAACGTTCCAGCGCACGCGCGTCGCTGGCCAACGACTCAGGCAGGAATTTCAGCGCGACGCGGCGTCCAAGGCGGGAGTCTTCAGCCTCATACACGACTCCCATGCCACCGCCTCCCAGCTTCTTCAGGATGCGATAGTGGGAAACCGATTGGCCTATCAATGTAGAGGCCCCCTTGTCCCGTAGGGCGTATGTTAGGCCTCAGCGTCCGACGCGGTCAAACGTTCTCCCTTTTGCCTGCCTGATTACGCCAGCCGTGCGCTGGGCCAATCTTCATACTGAGGGCTCCCAGTCGAGCCAGGCATTCATGAGTGGGAAATACAGCCCGACCCTTACGGCGCGACCATCCAGCTTCTTCAGGAATACGGCATATTGCTGCAACTGCGCCTCGTAGCGCACGCGCTCATTCGCCAGGAAGGCGTCCCGCGTGCTCTCGTCGTGCCAGCCGGTTTTGTAATCGATGATCCAGCGCACGCCGTGCTCGTCAACAAAGGTGCGGTCCAGTTTCAGGTGGTACACCTTGCTTCCGTCCGTGCCAATGAGCGCAAACTCATTTTCCGCTGCGAGGTGCTTGTCGAGAATCCAGCGCCCGCGCTTGTCGGTGATGGCGTTCGCCAGCGCGCGCTCGGCGCGCTGCACGCATTCTTCCAGATACTCAGCAGGAACACCGCGGTTCGCCAGCGCGGAACGCAGCACAGAATTGTGCGAAGCGAGTCGCGCCTGTGTCCAGGCTTCCAGCCCGTCCTCTGCGATGCGCTGCAACATCGCGTGGACCACGGTGCCTACGTGACGCATGCGGTCGCTGACCCAGTCGTACGAAATCTCTTCTCCGCCGGTCGCCGTCTCCCACTCGGCGCCTTGCTGCCAGTCGAGGCCAGCCGGCGCGGTCGGCAGGCTCCATCCATCGGCCAGGCGGCGGAACGCCCCGCCAGTCTCTTCGCTGCCTGCCTGCAAGGTCGCAACCACCTGCGAATCTTCTTTATAGGCCAGGAATGCCGGCCGCGCCGCGTCCCAAAGAACGTGCAGCAAGGA encodes:
- a CDS encoding protein kinase translates to MIGQSVSHYRILKKLGGGGMGVVYEAEDSRLGRRVALKFLPESLASDARALERFQREARTTSLLSHPNICAIYDIAEHKGRPYLVMELLEGESLTQHIHGEPLPNDELIELGIQIAGALQAAHAQGIIHRDIKPGNIFVTQRGQAKILDFGLAKLAAPQVSAPQFVREPVGPSGEPVSSDSNDANEEGLTSMGVIAGTSSYMSPEQVRNEELDPRSDLFSCGVVLYEMATGKRPFTENNNVLTLAAILEKKPVSPLTLNSALPPEFEAVTGKALEKDRDKRYQSAIDLEHDLQELKRHAYAAQSAPVGRLSKLAEHARVFRRASARTTYIALAIAAVMVMLLTVTAVWWAKHGRLPFTSVSPSVAVLPFQSMAPGDISSDYLRVALADEISTILTYTPSLEVRPVSSTRRYIGITDPQQAGKELRVSTIVTGHYVRQGAKLTITVEAIDVRTNRLLWQGSMTAPANDLILMQKQLAMDLRQGLIPVLAGRASSIETATKPKNSEAYDLYLRSAAVPHDPEPNREAIAMLERSVGLDPGYAPTWDALGLRYYYDSQYGGGGERAFDRASAAYARAVTLDPNYVVASGHLARARAERGEVAEAYKHAHELVKRRPDNSQAHFTLAYVLRYAGLLDEATRECDRSLQLDPGSYLLRSCAFAFFELGQNERALDYLNLDAGSEWSSNVKPAVLLRDGQTDAAREAARNMSNHATWFGRILLACLEDRPASEMNKLVLDSETALMAQRDAEFRYHQGAIMAYCGQMDVAVRLLKSAIQQNYCSAQALEKDPALRGLRNRPEYEALLTAGKECQDRFRRATAGE
- a CDS encoding efflux RND transporter periplasmic adaptor subunit, translated to MKKRIVVIVVVVIAAAASVAYRVWGRAARTDQANVLHLSGNIEVRDAELSFKIPGRVEQRLVREGDAVREGQLVAVLDSAELSEEAAARRADVQTAREELAELEAGSRPEEIKQGEANLGLVQAEELRLRTDRERLRKLHEKDLISHQQWDAAVTAHEVATARVREAQERLELLRQGPRREKIAQARSRLERARQSLAMADTRLGYAKLISPVNGIVLSENIEPGEYVSPGTPIVTTAQLSDVWMRGYVPETDLGRVKLGQPVCVTSDTFLGKQYSGRVTFISSQAEFTPKMVQTQKERVKLVYRIKVDIANPELELKPGMPADAVVQVGGGQEPCRQSGSTR
- a CDS encoding ABC transporter ATP-binding protein — encoded protein: MSANEQAVVVRGLERRFGNFVAVNRVSFEVSRGEIFGFLGPNGAGKSTTIRMLCGILAPTAGEGTVAGFDIRKQSEDIKRHIGYMSQKFSLYEDLTVEENIDFYAGIYRIPKDRRAQRKEWVIEMAGLQQHRDSRTGILSGGWKQRLALGCAIIHEPPIVFLDEPTSGVDPISRRQFWELIYQLSGQGVTVFVTTHYMEEAEYCDRIGLIYRGELIASGAPHALKTDMMSDTVLEVSCDRAQDAMFELERLPEVREVAMFGNALHVVAASAGAAEAVRAYLEAHEYRPSRVEPIVPSLEDVFVSLIEARDRAESTQQEVGR
- a CDS encoding ABC transporter permease, whose amino-acid sequence is MKLQRVLAVSRKEFLHIRRDPRSLAVAIAIPMLMLLLFGYALTLDVDNVPLIVWDQSQTSQSRELVSNFTGSRYFSLLGYADTARDVEAAIDSGEALAGLVIPRDFSQQFEAGRTVQVQVITDATDSNTAVLALGYAEMATQAFSRQATVQKLKRAGLTPPRAPLDVRPRVWFNTDLESKNYIIPGLIAVIMMVIAALLTSLTVAREWETGTMEQLIATPIRGVELITGKLLPYFALGMLDVVLAVGMGEVLFHVPLRGSVLLLFSVSAVFLVGVLSLGMLISIAAKKQLLASQTAMVVTFVPSFLLSGFMFSIANMPVPIQVLTHLIPARYFVSIIKGIYLKGVGVQVLAAEIALLGAFAVVMFALANVKFRKRLV
- a CDS encoding ABC transporter ATP-binding protein — encoded protein: MQAIRLDSLTRCFEKVTAVDSLTLDVAEGEIFGLVGPDGAGKTTTMRLLAGILEPTSGDAWVMDKHIVRNNEALKEQISYMSQKFGLYADLTVEENIHFYADLFSVPRRGREERVSQLLAFSNLTPFRKRQAGNLSGGMKQKLGLACALIHTPKVLLLDEPTNGVDPVSRRDFWRILYQLLRERVTIFVSTAYLDEAERCHRIAMVHQGKLLACGTPAEVKGLLKGTILQVRTTNVRAAAKLLREQIPDISVGLFGNRIHLLTRQPDSTTVAASNLLGGAGYADIDVRPIEPSLEDVFISVLS
- a CDS encoding TetR family transcriptional regulator, with product MKVKHVSEGVELGGRRERRRAETRDRLFREAIQLFSERGFNGTTVEDITEAADVGKGTFFNYFPSKEHILTFFADAQRGKVEAAVALARASVKTPVRDIGRHLLHELAEQPAHSPDLARSLITSLLSSPAVRDVMLDRLARGRERLAELLAIAKERGELRPDVDALEMARMVQQVFFGTLLLWSLTPDASFQQRLDDAFHLFWEGAAAPVKSGKPSARKRNVARSTK